Genomic DNA from Haloarcula marina:
ACTACGGGGCAGTGTACTCGCTGACCGAGGCGGCAAGCGACAACTGGCCCACTATCGACGAGATAGCCGAGACGGTCGAGGGCTGACGATGCAATCGCTGGGCGGTGGAAACGACGAAAAAACGAGAACGAAACGAAACCGAGGTCGCGAGTTACTCGTTGGTCCGGATGACGTCGAGGCCGTTGTTCTTCTCGTGCTGGTCGCGGCCGCCGTCGGTCTCGCCGTAGCCGCTGTGACCGCCGGGACTGCCGCTCGCACCCGCATTGTCGAGTGTGTCGACGTTGTCCGACGCGTCGAAGGAGGTGTCGTCGCCGACCTCCTGAATGGCCTCCCGGGACTTGTTGGCCTGCTTCTGGGTGGTCGGGCCGAGCACTTGCGCGGACTGGACGCCGGTCATGATGGCCATGACGCGGACCTTGCCCTTGTACTCCTCCTGAATCCGGGCGCCCCAGATGACGTTCGCCGAGGCTTCGAGGCGCTCGGTGATGTTCTGGGCGATACCCTCGGCCTCCTTCAGCGTGAGGTCGGGGCCGCCGGTGATGTGGACCAGTCCGCCGCTGGCACCGCGGTAGTCCACGTCCAGCAGTGGGTGGTTCATCGCGTCCTTGACCACCTCTTGGGTCTTGTTCTTGTCCTGGGTCTCGCCGACGAGCATCACCGCGACGCCGCCCTGATTCATGATGGAAGTCATGTCGGCGTAGTCGAGGTTGATGAGGCTCGGCTGGGTGATGGTCTCGGAGATGCCCTTGACCGTCTCGGCGATGATCTGGTCCATGACCGAGAAGGCCTTGCCGATGGGCAGGTTCGGGACGTAGTCGAGCAGGCGGTTGTTGTCGAGGACGATGATGGAGTCGGCTTCGTTGCGAAGCTTCTCCAGCCCTTCCTCGGCTTTCACCGTGCGGGCGCGCTCGACGTTGAACGGCGTCGACACCATGCCGACGACGATTGCGCCCTGCTCTTTCGCGATTTTCGAGACCACGGGGGCCGCGCCG
This window encodes:
- the ftsZ gene encoding cell division protein FtsZ, coding for MQDIVNEALQRDEQEKQKLSDDDVDGFGDPRIVIVGCGGAGNNTVNRLYNIGVEGADTVAINTDKQHLKMIEADTKILVGKSLTNGLGAGGDPSMGERATEMAQGTIKEVLGDADLVFVTAGMGGGTGTGAAPVVSKIAKEQGAIVVGMVSTPFNVERARTVKAEEGLEKLRNEADSIIVLDNNRLLDYVPNLPIGKAFSVMDQIIAETVKGISETITQPSLINLDYADMTSIMNQGGVAVMLVGETQDKNKTQEVVKDAMNHPLLDVDYRGASGGLVHITGGPDLTLKEAEGIAQNITERLEASANVIWGARIQEEYKGKVRVMAIMTGVQSAQVLGPTTQKQANKSREAIQEVGDDTSFDASDNVDTLDNAGASGSPGGHSGYGETDGGRDQHEKNNGLDVIRTNE